The following are from one region of the Thiocapsa rosea genome:
- a CDS encoding SUMF1/EgtB/PvdO family nonheme iron enzyme produces the protein MTTLFISHSSHDKTWAETIHAALRGRGYQTLFLDSHPDDGIHAGAKWERTLWQRLRQSRGMVVLCSRHWLRSPWCVAEAMMARERGKPLFLLAKPDVIDGRIAKGNASDEPATVLPDFLKDTQFISLSGLSDEEVLERLWRGLEAEGLKDDFPLPERPYPGLGAFQETDAAIFFGRDEAIERVRGVLNRRRKRNTAGFVLVLGASGCGKSSLVRAGVLPRLVPSVSAHAARTAWVVAPPFLGGRGLEGLAAALTLAFPADHPGRVGLRDRLKALALDTDGTAAAALCEIGHTLLTARGLAEGHVLLVLDQLEEVFGTAPRSDARALLRLLLEASAAEFSPILILATMRSDFLNDFQQFPGAAERYEDVTLDPMPPDRFGELIEGPAGRFGLRLGPGLTEQLVADTRYDDALPLLAYTLEQLHQKHGAGGELSVQQYRDLFPAIERRSPDGTTAAYRGVAAAIKHTADAALRDLGYQGLGADDPRLRDLRRAFFSLARVGEAGQFTRRTVLWSQLPASCSRVLQHLVEQRLLVSGADAGGRPTLTVAHEALFRVWDTLHGWLATDRKALALRAQIEDAAADWATAGRTEGRQWPEDRVLDAVAEIGRSGVSLDDVGDPETVRAFLGPTDHGDLETLPGLGADLDEAKGSGRYGEAWRLPLSHAARASLGTRLALLGDCRPGVGLGADGLPDIDWCRVAGGEVAIEIRENPDGPTSAIIATLTRPVAPFRIGRYPVTIAQFQAFLADCYRAGEWRLPPGFPADPPADYPPPKHRARYGNHPADSVNWWDATLFCHWLGTRLGAAIRLPTEFEWQRAATGGEPGRIYPWGSDWDPLREPWRANTFESELGRSTAVGLYPLGGSPTGALDMAGTLYEWCLNAFNKPDETGLQIAQEDRRAVRGGSWDVNQINARSAARFRSSPYNRFNYLGFRVLCASPIPGH, from the coding sequence GTGACCACGCTCTTCATCAGCCACAGCAGTCATGACAAAACCTGGGCGGAGACGATCCATGCGGCGCTGCGCGGGCGTGGATATCAAACGCTCTTTCTCGACTCCCATCCGGATGATGGGATACACGCCGGCGCCAAGTGGGAGCGGACGCTCTGGCAACGGCTGCGTCAGAGCCGAGGTATGGTCGTGCTTTGCTCGCGCCATTGGCTCCGCTCGCCGTGGTGTGTCGCCGAGGCGATGATGGCGCGCGAACGCGGCAAGCCGCTCTTTCTCCTCGCCAAGCCGGACGTGATCGACGGGCGGATCGCCAAGGGCAACGCAAGCGATGAGCCGGCGACGGTGCTCCCGGACTTCCTCAAGGACACCCAGTTCATCAGCCTGTCCGGTCTGTCGGATGAGGAGGTGCTCGAGCGTCTGTGGCGTGGTCTGGAAGCCGAGGGGCTCAAGGATGACTTTCCGCTCCCCGAGCGACCCTATCCCGGTCTCGGTGCCTTCCAGGAGACCGACGCCGCTATCTTCTTCGGGCGCGACGAGGCGATCGAGCGTGTCAGGGGTGTCCTCAACCGGCGCCGCAAACGCAACACCGCGGGCTTCGTGCTCGTGCTGGGCGCGTCCGGCTGCGGCAAGTCTTCGCTCGTGCGCGCCGGGGTGCTGCCGCGGCTCGTTCCAAGCGTGTCGGCTCACGCGGCCCGGACCGCCTGGGTCGTCGCCCCACCCTTCCTTGGAGGACGCGGCCTCGAGGGACTGGCGGCAGCCTTGACGCTTGCCTTCCCGGCGGACCATCCGGGACGCGTCGGTCTCCGGGATCGTCTCAAGGCGCTCGCGCTGGATACCGATGGGACCGCCGCCGCTGCCCTGTGCGAGATCGGCCACACCCTGCTGACCGCTCGCGGGCTCGCGGAAGGCCACGTCCTGCTGGTGCTCGACCAGCTCGAAGAGGTCTTCGGCACGGCGCCCAGATCGGACGCCCGGGCCTTGCTGCGGCTCCTGCTCGAGGCGAGCGCGGCCGAGTTCAGCCCGATCCTTATCCTCGCCACCATGCGCTCGGACTTCCTCAATGACTTTCAGCAATTCCCGGGTGCGGCGGAGCGCTACGAGGACGTCACCCTGGATCCCATGCCGCCGGATCGCTTCGGCGAGCTCATCGAGGGGCCAGCCGGTCGATTCGGCCTCAGGCTCGGCCCCGGGTTGACCGAGCAGCTCGTCGCGGATACTCGCTACGACGATGCCTTGCCGCTCCTCGCCTACACGCTCGAGCAGCTCCACCAAAAGCACGGCGCCGGTGGCGAGCTCAGCGTCCAGCAGTATCGTGACCTCTTTCCCGCCATCGAGCGACGCAGCCCGGATGGCACAACCGCCGCCTACCGCGGGGTCGCCGCCGCGATCAAGCACACCGCCGACGCCGCCCTGCGCGACCTGGGCTATCAGGGCCTTGGCGCCGACGATCCCCGCCTGCGCGACCTGCGCCGCGCCTTCTTCAGCCTTGCCCGGGTCGGCGAGGCCGGTCAGTTCACGCGGCGCACTGTGCTTTGGTCTCAGCTTCCGGCGTCCTGCAGCCGGGTTCTCCAGCACCTTGTCGAGCAGCGTTTGCTGGTCTCCGGCGCCGACGCAGGAGGACGCCCGACGCTGACCGTCGCCCACGAGGCCTTGTTCCGGGTGTGGGATACGCTGCATGGCTGGCTGGCGACGGACCGCAAGGCCCTGGCCTTGCGTGCGCAAATCGAGGACGCGGCGGCGGATTGGGCGACCGCTGGCCGGACCGAGGGCCGACAGTGGCCGGAGGACCGTGTGCTGGATGCGGTGGCCGAGATCGGGCGCAGCGGCGTCTCGCTGGACGACGTCGGAGACCCCGAGACGGTGCGCGCCTTTCTTGGTCCGACCGATCACGGCGACTTGGAAACCCTGCCGGGGCTCGGCGCCGATCTGGACGAGGCCAAGGGCAGTGGACGCTACGGTGAAGCCTGGCGCCTCCCGCTCTCGCACGCGGCCCGGGCGAGTCTCGGAACGCGCCTCGCGCTGCTCGGCGATTGCCGGCCGGGCGTCGGGCTCGGCGCCGACGGTCTGCCGGACATCGACTGGTGCCGCGTCGCAGGCGGCGAGGTCGCGATCGAGATCCGCGAGAATCCGGACGGCCCCACGTCGGCCATCATCGCGACCTTGACCCGTCCCGTCGCCCCCTTCCGGATCGGGCGCTATCCTGTCACCATCGCGCAATTTCAGGCGTTTCTGGCCGATTGCTACCGCGCGGGCGAATGGCGCTTGCCACCTGGCTTTCCCGCCGACCCACCTGCCGACTATCCGCCACCCAAGCATCGGGCGCGGTACGGCAATCATCCGGCCGACAGTGTCAACTGGTGGGACGCCACGCTGTTCTGCCATTGGCTCGGGACACGGCTTGGCGCGGCGATCCGCCTCCCGACCGAATTCGAGTGGCAGCGCGCGGCGACGGGCGGCGAGCCGGGCCGGATCTATCCCTGGGGTTCGGATTGGGACCCGCTACGGGAGCCTTGGAGGGCCAACACGTTCGAAAGCGAGCTCGGCCGCTCGACAGCCGTCGGACTTTACCCCCTCGGCGGCTCGCCAACGGGGGCGCTGGACATGGCCGGGACCCTCTACGAGTGGTGTTTGAACGCCTTCAACAAGCCCGACGAGACAGGACTGCAAATCGCGCAGGAAGACCGCCGGGCGGTGCGCGGCGGGTCCTGGGACGTCAACCAGATCAACGCGCGCTCGGCCGCCCGCTTCAGGAGCAGCCCGTACAACCGCTTCAACTACCTCGGTTTTCGGGTCTTGTGCGCGTCCCCCATCCCCGGGCACTGA
- a CDS encoding toll/interleukin-1 receptor domain-containing protein, which yields MFKQTQQNRRSLVEAHQVVGKQSQKDSPRADVSLRSTSPGWSLRSIVSVVYGYDFFVSYAHDDGTAYPRALVEALEAEPYNFTTHIDTRDYNPGDDLDRLTLLRVRNSRKLIVIAKRAALTTSDWVRKEVDIFARNGRLPLLIEFPECSENVVLDAPVPETSLLAWVDANPAVLRHPEQSAGSEPSEDTVRRIAASFEGMRVERRRSRIVGASLAGLGLLLLGMTGLALLADSQRREAVAQRTRVELELSSADARQALSYLGDGQDDAAMVFLSRALARQRSPLSHLTGHMTPEPRFAPIQRVRLPGITGLITEAWTDPTGRFVAVRDDVADTSVKVFDLDESEPRLVHQQDIPAFAPVFAIVSDPRPALLLGQSEEDALPPSEVTRLTARWLDDPDGKPAHAPVKVATGYDGFVRLADGRFYFSRGPVVSAATLDGKGLRVEEIDTGLTGYVNRITAAPGGSCFMLSNVSGTFVTQFIDGRKPIEWNALPHFEGVEAVNLHHLQGIVDASCKFAALWSDGGDASIHLFRLFDAAQQFAPQRIDTLLADPQDQITFRNRFFSDDGSQFVFRRHGSWEAVDTTTGGARQRFDAGQPESSGTISRHGYLLLSGYGDSVSYFPLTHPSGRSGKVSAGPTPIVLAVNPGRDTSDDGSAPLFMAVSADGLVTLFGDAGFKDRFEVFEMNDYIKDVAHSRKVFSRDGEVLIRILFLPTGERILEIHDVVQDKQEYAEFDCQGAVDFDLVESPKGYQVIGVTGNGVLCWGTLDRGGAAVSDIKSRELMLDEPLGFVRVGGNRIVVGSWTSPSLYDLTFENGVLGAPSRIDVRLSKLIVDVAVDGAGSIAALSQDAIFVERGGTGASFDLPSRCTRILGLLPDRLIVECSNGLVSVDAAGDSRSIALPRNVVADGAALSPDGSTLVAPIKDADNWARAIYARILATGATYVFRPAIHAELLEIERNFFMIDNFLPRIDRVLYSPGGNRVYLDIKRSMYESAFVSNGAIARFDVDSVTRLTGLSAPSAPESAVFDYRATRGP from the coding sequence ATGTTCAAGCAGACCCAGCAGAATCGAAGGTCGCTCGTGGAGGCGCATCAGGTGGTAGGCAAACAGTCGCAGAAGGACTCGCCAAGAGCGGACGTCTCATTGAGGTCAACTTCACCGGGCTGGTCGTTGCGGTCGATCGTCTCAGTTGTCTACGGCTACGACTTCTTCGTCTCCTACGCTCATGATGACGGCACTGCCTATCCGCGCGCCCTGGTGGAGGCGCTTGAGGCGGAGCCCTACAACTTCACGACACACATCGACACGCGGGACTACAACCCAGGGGATGACCTCGACCGACTGACGCTGTTGCGTGTCCGCAACTCCCGCAAGCTCATCGTCATCGCCAAGCGCGCCGCGCTCACGACCTCTGACTGGGTGCGCAAGGAGGTCGACATCTTTGCGCGCAATGGAAGGTTGCCGCTGCTCATCGAGTTCCCCGAGTGCTCGGAAAATGTTGTCCTCGATGCTCCGGTGCCCGAGACTTCATTGCTCGCATGGGTCGATGCGAATCCCGCTGTCCTACGCCACCCCGAACAGTCGGCCGGCTCGGAGCCCTCGGAGGATACGGTAAGACGCATCGCCGCTTCCTTCGAGGGCATGCGCGTCGAGCGCCGGCGCTCTCGGATCGTGGGCGCGTCTCTAGCAGGGCTGGGCCTCCTGCTCCTGGGAATGACCGGCTTGGCGTTGCTCGCCGACTCCCAGCGCCGCGAGGCGGTCGCACAGCGGACGAGGGTCGAACTGGAGCTGAGCAGCGCGGATGCACGTCAGGCTCTAAGCTATTTAGGCGACGGACAGGACGATGCGGCGATGGTCTTCCTCAGCCGTGCGCTCGCCAGACAGCGATCACCGCTGTCCCACCTCACCGGCCACATGACTCCGGAACCGCGCTTCGCGCCCATCCAGCGCGTACGTCTGCCAGGTATCACTGGTCTGATCACCGAAGCATGGACGGACCCGACCGGCCGCTTCGTCGCGGTACGCGACGACGTCGCGGATACGAGCGTCAAGGTATTTGATCTCGATGAGTCCGAACCGCGACTGGTCCACCAGCAGGACATCCCGGCATTCGCCCCGGTCTTCGCCATCGTCTCGGACCCCCGGCCGGCGCTGCTGCTGGGACAGTCGGAGGAAGATGCGCTGCCACCCTCTGAGGTCACCCGCCTGACGGCGCGCTGGCTGGACGACCCGGACGGGAAGCCAGCTCACGCGCCCGTCAAGGTCGCGACGGGCTATGACGGCTTTGTCAGGCTCGCGGATGGCCGGTTCTACTTCTCTCGAGGGCCGGTCGTGAGCGCAGCAACGCTCGACGGAAAGGGCCTCCGCGTCGAAGAGATCGACACCGGGCTGACGGGGTACGTGAATCGGATCACGGCGGCCCCCGGCGGAAGTTGCTTCATGCTCTCCAACGTCTCGGGAACGTTCGTGACCCAATTCATCGACGGCCGCAAGCCAATCGAGTGGAACGCGCTTCCGCATTTCGAAGGCGTGGAGGCGGTCAACCTGCATCACCTGCAAGGCATCGTCGACGCGTCGTGTAAGTTCGCAGCGCTGTGGTCCGACGGCGGAGACGCGAGCATTCACCTCTTTCGTCTCTTCGACGCGGCGCAGCAATTCGCGCCGCAACGCATCGACACGCTGCTCGCCGACCCGCAGGACCAGATAACGTTCCGAAATCGATTCTTCTCCGACGACGGATCGCAGTTCGTGTTTCGCAGACATGGCAGCTGGGAGGCAGTCGACACGACGACCGGGGGAGCCAGGCAACGCTTCGATGCCGGCCAGCCCGAGTCTTCCGGAACGATCTCTCGCCATGGATATCTGTTGCTCTCAGGTTACGGCGATAGCGTCAGCTACTTTCCGCTCACTCATCCCAGCGGACGGAGCGGAAAAGTTTCCGCCGGACCAACACCGATCGTTCTGGCGGTCAATCCTGGCAGGGACACTTCGGATGACGGCTCCGCCCCCTTGTTCATGGCAGTCAGTGCGGATGGCCTGGTGACGCTGTTCGGCGACGCTGGTTTCAAAGATCGCTTCGAAGTCTTCGAAATGAACGACTACATAAAAGACGTTGCACACTCGCGGAAGGTCTTTTCCCGCGACGGGGAGGTGCTCATCAGGATCCTCTTCCTTCCTACCGGCGAGCGGATTCTGGAGATCCACGACGTCGTCCAAGACAAGCAGGAGTATGCAGAGTTCGACTGCCAGGGCGCAGTGGATTTCGATCTGGTCGAGAGCCCCAAGGGCTATCAGGTCATCGGCGTGACGGGCAATGGTGTGCTGTGCTGGGGGACTCTCGACCGCGGGGGGGCGGCGGTGTCCGACATCAAGAGCAGGGAGCTTATGCTGGATGAGCCGCTAGGCTTTGTCCGGGTCGGGGGAAATCGGATCGTGGTCGGCTCTTGGACCAGTCCTTCCCTCTACGACCTGACGTTCGAGAACGGCGTTCTCGGAGCGCCGAGTCGCATCGACGTGCGGCTTTCGAAGTTGATCGTCGATGTTGCTGTCGACGGGGCCGGGTCGATCGCCGCGTTGAGCCAGGATGCGATTTTTGTCGAGCGCGGCGGCACCGGTGCCTCCTTCGACCTTCCGAGTAGGTGCACCCGCATCTTGGGTCTCTTACCCGATCGCCTGATCGTAGAGTGTTCCAACGGGCTGGTCTCGGTCGATGCAGCGGGCGACTCTCGATCCATTGCGTTGCCTCGCAACGTGGTCGCCGACGGCGCGGCGCTGTCGCCGGACGGCTCGACGCTCGTCGCACCGATCAAAGATGCGGACAACTGGGCTCGCGCGATCTACGCGCGGATTCTCGCGACTGGAGCAACCTACGTCTTTCGGCCCGCAATCCATGCCGAGCTTCTCGAGATCGAGCGGAACTTTTTTATGATCGACAATTTCCTCCCGCGGATCGATCGGGTCCTCTACTCGCCCGGAGGTAATCGAGTGTATCTCGATATCAAGCGCTCTATGTATGAGAGCGCATTCGTGAGCAACGGGGCCATTGCGCGGTTCGACGTGGATTCCGTCACACGTCTGACAGGGCTGTCAGCCCCATCGGCGCCCGAAAGCGCCGTGTTCGATTATCGGGCGACACGTGGGCCTTAG